A genomic window from Winogradskyella sp. J14-2 includes:
- a CDS encoding superoxide dismutase → MAFELPKLKYAYDALEPHIDARTMEIHHTKHHNGYTTKLNAAIEGTDLEGKSIEDILTNLDMDNSGVRNNGGGFYNHSLFWDVMNPEDRGYLSGELKDAIEAEFGSKDAFIEAFSKAAATQFGSGWAWLCVHKGGKVEVCSTPNQDNPLMPGVSCGGTPILGLDVWEHAYYLNYQNRRPDYIDAFFKVINWNEVERRYAEAK, encoded by the coding sequence ATGGCTTTTGAATTACCAAAATTAAAATATGCATATGATGCACTAGAACCACATATTGATGCACGTACAATGGAAATCCATCATACTAAACATCACAATGGTTACACAACAAAGTTAAATGCTGCCATTGAAGGTACTGATCTAGAAGGAAAATCTATTGAAGATATCTTGACTAATCTAGATATGGATAACAGTGGTGTAAGAAATAATGGCGGTGGTTTTTATAACCACTCTTTATTTTGGGATGTAATGAATCCTGAAGATAGAGGTTATTTATCTGGAGAATTAAAAGATGCTATTGAAGCAGAATTTGGTTCTAAAGATGCCTTTATTGAAGCTTTTTCAAAAGCTGCAGCTACACAATTTGGTTCAGGTTGGGCTTGGTTGTGCGTACACAAAGGCGGTAAGGTTGAGGTTTGCTCTACTCCAAATCAAGACAATCCACTAATGCCAGGCGTTAGTTGCGGTGGCACACCAATTTTAGGATTAGATGTTTGGGAGCATGCCTACTACTTAAACTATCAAAACAGAAGACCAGATTATATCGACGCTTTTTTTAAGGTCATTAACTGGAATGAAGTTGAGCGTCGCTACGCTGAGGCTAAATAA